AGCTGCGCACCTTTTACACTAGACGCCCAAAATATTACGGCAACTGCTTATCCAGACCGCAATGACACCTACACCTGGTACGCAAATGGGGTATCAATTGGCACAGGAGTAGCCTTCCCAGGATATACAATTACCGACAACAATAGAACCGTAAGTATTAAATTACAGGTAACCAGCAGTCTGGGTTGTGCTATTGCCGAACTCAGCCGTGATTTTACAACCCGCCAAAATATTGTAGCTTCCTTTACACCCAGTACAACTTCGGGCTGTGGCGCAACAACGGTAACTTTTACAAATACCACACCTGATATAGCAGGCGCAACCTATTCCTGGGATTTTGGTGACGGAAGTCCAGCGTCAACGCAAAGGAACCCAGCTCCTCATCCCTATCCTGCAGATCCTGCCGGAAATGACCTTATTTACAAAGTTAAACTTACCGTAACTACCATTTGTGGAACCAGTACAACTCCAGAACAGAACATCAGCATTAAGGTAAAACCTGTGCCGCGTTTAACACCGGACAGAACCACTGGCTGCGCACCAATGCTGGTTACTTTTACCAACACTACGGCAGGAGAAACAAATACCTATGTGATTAACTTTGGGGATGGCTCAGCTTTAAGAACTGTAACTACAAAAGATACCGTGCAACACACTTATTTTAACAATGGCACTACCAACCGCTCATTTATAGTGTCGATGTCGGCCAGCAATTCCTGCGGCGGCAATCCGGCGTCTAACCAGGCTACCATTTTAGTTTCCCCACAAACCATTAATGTGCAAATGGCTGTAGATGGCCCGGAACTGCAGGGCTGCGCACCGCACGTGGTAAATCTGCGCAACAACTCTTTTGGCGCTACCCAATATACTTATGATTTTGGGGATGGCAGCGAGGTCATTGGACCCACATCACTTCCTCCACCACCACATACTTACACCAGCGGGGGTAATTATACCATTACAGTTACAGCCTTTAATTCCTGTACACCTACCGGTATTTCCAAAACGCTGGGCGTTACCGTATATGCGCAGCCAAATGTTGCTTTTGAACCGGATTTGACCAGTGGCTGCCCTGGTTTAACCGTTCGTTTTACCAACAACACTACAGGAGCGGCAGCTTACACCTGGGATTTTGGAGATGGTACACAATCTACACTGAGAAACCCACCTCCGCATGTGTATAGCGGTACACAAGAATTTTATACGGTAACACTTACTGCGGTAAATAATCAAAATTGTCCTGCTGTACTTCAGCGTTCTCAGCTCATCCGCATACAGCCGGCCCCATTGGCACAGTTTAATGTGCTTCCTGGCACGGTCATCAACATCCCAAATTATACTTTCAATTTCCAGGATGAGAGTACCAATACCCCTACAAAATGGGAATGGGATTTTGGAGATGGCAGTGTAACCTCAGTCTTAAAAAACCCGGCGCATACGTATGCAGATACGGGAAGTTATCAGGTAAAATTAAAAGTGGAGAATGCTACAGGCTGCACAGCTACCGTTACTAAAACTGTACGTATTACAGGTATACCCGGTTATGTTTTTGTGCCAAATTCCTTTATTCCTGCCAGTTCTACACCAGCTTTGAGGGAATTTAAAGCAAAAGGTTCTGGTATTTCATCCTGGAGAATGACTATATTTAACAAATGGGGCGAGGTACTTTGGGAGACCACCAAACTGGAAAATGGCCGCCCTGCCGAAGGCTGGGACGGAACCTTTAGGGGTACGCCAGTACAACAAGGCGTTTATTATTGGAAAATAGACGTACAAATGGAAAATGGCATTCCCTGGACAGGAATGAGTTTTAATGGTTCGGCACCCAAACGTACGGGCATAATTAATTTAATACGGTAATGATGGGCGCCTTAAAAAGAGTTAAAAGATGGAGCTTCCCATCGATGATGATAACCTGCCTGTTCCTGTTACAGGCCAGGGCGCAGGATCATATCTATTCACAATTTTTTAATGAGCCACTTTACCTTAACCCTTCGCTCACCGGCCAGTTTGAAGGCGACATCAGAATGAACCTCATTTACCGAAACCAATGGTCGGGCCTTGGAGAAAACCTCAACTATATGAGTGCCTCTGCCGACATCAACATCCCGAGTTTTGGCGGTGGGGTTGGACTTATTTTTAACCGCAGCAGTGAAGGTACAGCATACCTTGTAAAAAATAACATTGCAGCAACCTATTCATATAGTGTGGGGAATGATGATTTTGTAACATCATTCGGGGTTCAGGCAGGTATGACCAACCGCAATATAGACTGGAATAAACTTATTTTTGCTGATCAGATAGACCCACGATTAGGCTACATTCCGGGAAGCATTTCTGTAGCGGAAAATCCAAATTTAAGCAGCAAATATTTCTTCGATGCCGCAGCTGGCATCAATATGGTATACAGATCATTTATGATTGGTGCTTCGGTATACCATATCAATAAACCAAACGAATCATTTAGTGGTGCAGAAGCCAAACTACCCATGCGCATTACCACCAATGCCAGTTATCGCATCCCTTTAAGCTACAACAGTTATGGCTACGGTAATGATGATGACGGTCCCTACCTAATACCTTCCGTAGTTTATTACCGCCAGGACCAATATCACTCTGTGAGTGCCGGACTGCAATTTAAATACCGTGGGGTTAACACCGGGTTATGGTATCGGACTGCGGGACAAAATACTCCTGATGCCATTGTCCTTTCTGTAATCTTTGACCTTTTTGGCGGCAGCAGGAGCGGAGAAAAACTACGCTTAGGCTTAAGTCACGATGCCACTACCTCTAAATTAAACTATACCAATACAAGCGGCACAACAGAAGCGAGCATAGGCTACCAAAAGTTCTTTAGAAATAGTGATAACTATGAAAAATTTAATGGGCTGCGGTGTTATCATTTCTATTAATTGTAGCTTTGTGCAATGCATAGGGAACAAATCTCCGTATTTGATATATTTAAGATCGGCATTGGCCCTTCAAGCTCACATACTTTAGGTCCGTGGAGGGCTGCACAGCAATTTACTGCATCGCTTCAAAAAAACGGGCTAATAAATGATGTGCGGCAAGTGAAGATCCTTTTGTATGGCTCATTGGCAAAAACAGGCGTTGGACATGGTACAGACATTGCCATTTTACTTGGAATGACAGGTGCTGACCCCGTAACATTTGACGTGAACAGCATAGACAGCACCATTGCCAATATCAAAACTGAGCAGCAACTCGTGTTGGCTGGTACAAATAACATCAGCTTTAATTTTTCTGAAGACCTGATCTTCTTATACAATGAAAGTCTCCCCTTTCACCCAAATGCAGTTACCTTTCAGGCCTTTTTAAGTACTGGCCATGCTTTTTCTGAAACTTATTATTCTATTGGAGGTGGTTTTGTGGTAAAAGAGGGAGATACGGATAATGACAAAGTACAGGTTGAACTACCCTTCCCAGTAGAAGTTGCCGGTGATTTACTACATTGGTGCCTTACTACTGGTCTTAAGGTATCTGAAGTAGTGATGGAGAATGAACTGGCATGGCGACCTGAAGCTTTAACAAGAAGTGGGATTATGCAGCACTTTAAAGTGATGCAGGACTGCACTTTTAGAGGTTGTCATGAAGGTGGGTTTTTGCCGGGAGGTTTAAATGTTGCCCGAAGGGCAGCAGCATTAAATAAAAGGCTAATAGGTTCAAGGACCTATAGCGATTATAAAAGCTGGATCGAAGCCATCAGAGAAGGCGGCAATAGCTTTAATTACACACTAGACTGGGTAAGTTGCTTTGCGCTAGCCGTAAATGAGGAAAATGCTTCTTTTGGAAGGGTAGTAACGGCGCCAACAAATGGCGCAGCGGGGGTAATTCCTGCGGTATTGCAATATTACATTGCCTTTTGTGATGGATTTACAGAGGATAAGATCATTCAATTTGTAGCATGCGCATCTGAAATTGGCAGCATTTTTAAAAAGGGCGCAACCATCTCTGCGGCCATGGGGGGCTGTCAGGCAGAAATAGGTGTATCATCTGCAATGGCTGCGGCGGCGCTTACCGAATGCCTAGGCGGCTCTCAAAGACAGGTAATGATGGCGGCTGAGATTGCTATGGAACATCACCTTGGTTTAACCTGCGACCCTATTGGTGGCCTTGTGCAAATCCCATGTATCGAAAGAAATACGATGGGCGCCATTAAAGCCATTACGGCCTCCCAACTTGCCCTGCAGAGCAATCCCGATAAGGCAAAAGTAAGTTTGGGTGCGGTGGTAAATACCATGTGGGAAACAGCGCTGGACATGAACTCTAAATATAAAGAAACTTCTGACGGTGGTCTGGCAACCAATATCCCAATCAGTTTACCAGAGTGCTAGATTTTTTGCTGGGCTTTAATGGCAAGGTAACGGTTAATGACGTTTACATTTAACTGATCCGGTGGACTTAATACACTCATTATTCCATGTTTAGCCAGTTCCTTTACCATTAATTTCTTTTCGTAGGCAAATTTCTCTGCTATAGTTTTAACGTAAATGCCTTCAACATCAGCGGCAGGGGTTTCTGTTAATGTTTTGAGTTCAGTATTTTCAAAGAATACCAGCAGTAGCAAGTGGAATTTAGCAATGCGCTTTAAAAATGGAAGTTGACGGTTTAAGGCAGACATACTTTCAAAATTAGTGAAGAACACCACAAGGCTTCTCTGCTTTAAAGTGCTTCTGATGCTGAGGTATAAGGCTTCCATATTTGTTTCCAGATACCTCGTCTTTTCTTTGTACAGCAGCTCTGCCATTTTTCCCAGCTGAGCGGGCTTTCTATCTGAAGGCAGGATACTTCCAATCGTTTCTGCAACTGTAATTAGTCCTGCTTTATCATCTTTAACCAATGCAATATTGCTGAGCACCAAACTTGCATTAATTGCATAATCCAGCAAACTCATTCCCTCAAAAGGCATTTTCATTACTCTTGATTTGTCTATTACACAATAAACATGTTGCGCCTTCTCATCCGTATAAGAATTGACCATCAGTTCGCCTCTCCTGGCAGTAGCTTTCCAGTTTAGCGTACGGTAATCATCGCCCGGAACATAATTCTTTACCTGATCAAATTCCATACTGTGACCTATACGTCTGATTTTTTTTATGCCAATTTCATTAATCCGGTTTGAAATGGCCATTAGCTCATACTTACGCAAATGCAAAAATGAGGGATAGACCTTCACCATTTTTTGGCCTTCAAAATTGAAACGTCTGGCAACTAAACCCAGAGGAGAATTGATGTAAACACGTACTTGCCCAAAATTATACTCGCCTCTTTTAACTGGCCGCAAGGTATAGCTGATCGTTTTATTTCTTCTGGAAGGCAGGGCTGTTTTAAACCAAATGTCACGCCGTTGAAACTGAAAAGGAATTTCATCGATAATCCCTACAGAAACCGGAAAATTATAGAAATTTTCAATATAAATACTTAGCTCATTATCATCTCCATTACTTAAGCGCTCAGGGAGATGACGCCTAAGGAAAATACCGGTTTTAGTTCCATATAACAACACAAGATCTAGCATAACCAACAAAATCAATGCACCCAGAGCGAGGTAAGGAAGATCGCCAAGCCAGGTAAAAAAGAAGGACAGCAGGAACAGCACTGCACAAAATGCAATGGCAATGAACAGCCACTTACCCGGAAAAACATCTATATAGATTTTGTCTATTAATTTTGCCATTGATATAAACTATCTTGGTATTTCGATTTTTTGTAAAATCTGGGCCACCACATCACTTGCTGTGGCTCCTTCCATTTCTTTATCCGGTGTAAGCATAATACGGTGGGCCAGTACCGGAACCGCAACTTTAATTACATCTTCGGGCGTAACAAAATCACGTCCCTGCATTGCGGCAAAAGCTTTTGAAGCATTCAAAATTGCCAATGATGCCCTCGGAGAAGCACCCAAATACAAAGATTTATTATTTCTGGTCTCATGAACAATCTGCGCCACATAAGCAACCAGTTTAGGCTCTACATATAGTGCCTTAATCAGTTTACGACAAGTCTTAATTTGATCTACACTGAGCACAGGTTTAACCTCCTGCAAAGACACATCCAAACGCTGCTGGTGCTGGTTCAGCAATATTGTGGTTTCTTCTTCTAACGTAGGATATTTTACCTCAATTTTAAAAAGAAAACGGTCAAGTTGTGCTTCAGGCAGTCGGTATGTACCTTCCTGCTCTATCGGATTTTGAGTAGCCAATACCATAAAGGGCTCATCCATCGTGTAGGTATGGCCATCCACTGTAATTTGCCTTTCTTCCATTACCTCAAATAAAGCACTTTGTGTTTTTGCCGGTGCCCGGTTAATCTCATCAATTAAAACAATGTTTCCAAAAATAGGGCCCTTCCTATAATCAAAGCTGGAAGTTCTTGGGTCAAAAACAGAAGTACCTAAAACATCCGAAGGCATTAAATCCGGGGTAAACTGGATCCTGGAAAAAGAAGCATCTATACTTTTTGCAACGAGTTTCGCACTTAAGGTTTTGGCTACGCCAGGCAGTCCTTCAATCAAAATATGTCCATCTGCCAGCAAGCCCGCAATCAGGAAATCAATCAGGTCTTTCTGACCAATTATGATGCTACCCAAACTTTCCCTGATCTGCTCAACAGCAGTATTAAGTGTGCTTAAGTCTGTTCTTTCGTTAAATATTTCCTCGTCCATATTATTGGGCTTTTTGATAAAATTGTTCAATTAATTTATTCAGTTCAATGAGCTGGGCATCGGTTACCTGCCCTGTATTTTGTATGGTCTTAATGCTGTAAAAAACTGCGCTGATCTGGCTTGCCGGAATTCCAGAACGGGTAGCCAGTAATGCTTCCAGTTCTTTATCAACTACTGTTGTTTTTAGATGATACCGGGCCCTTATGAATTCCAGGAAGTAGTTAATCTTCTTCAGGGAAATATCTGTATTGTTACGCTGTTGGTAATATACCCTACCCACAACGTTTACAAATTCTACAGACGAATTTTGTAAAGGTTCCAGAACAGGAATAATGCGTTGCCTCCTTTTCATTTCAAATCCTACAAACAGCAAAATTCCTGCTAAGGCCAGGTAGTATGCCCATCGCAGGGCATCGTACTTAAAAATAACCGACAAGGGGCTTTTTGTATCCTGTTCATTTTTGAGATGGTGTTCATCCCAGATCAACTTTTGGCAAGGCAACACGTAAGAAAGTGCCTTAGCAGCATATTCTGCTCCATCTGGATTGAGCAGGCTGTAATTACATAACAGTTGAGGATTAGGCAGAACATACAGTGCACCTTTACCGAAAGGATATTTCACAAAATTAGTTTCGCCATTTTCATTTTTACCAAGCACAATGGCTTTGGCTGTATCAAGTTCTCCAAAAAACTGATCTCCCAATCCTTTACCAAAGGTATAAGGATATTCTGTACGGGCTGAAGGGCTTACAAAATTTATTGGAACACTTTTTTTATCCCGGGAAGTGTAATACGCACCTGAACGCAATTTCAAACTACGTTTTAAAACCCCTTGAATGTCAAATGTGGCCATAAATACGCTATTACCAGCTTCCATAAAACGCTTTAATTCCACATAGTCGGCATTACTGAGCTCTACTGTGCCGCCTACTATTAAATAAGTGGCATTTGTAAATTTACGTCCGTTGAGGGTATGGGAAATATTCTCTTCCGCATATTCAATTTGCACACCTGGCAGCACGTCCTTTATTTGTTGCTGTAGTATATATAAACCAAAAGGAATTTTATCCTCTTTTAAATAACTTGGTTGCCAGTTGGTAGGCTTAGGCTTATAGTACTGTGCCAGCACATAAAGTAACAGCAAGAGCCCGCTTATCCAAAGATAAAGTTTAAATCCTTTCATCAGCTTCTGGCGTTGAACTGTTTAAAAGAACGGCTTAGCTTGTCATAGCGTTCTTCATCAATGGCAAAATCACCATACCAAATGTATTCAAATTGCCTGGTCAGCCTTTTAAACACAGTTTTCCGCTGCACATCCTGAACCTCGTTTACGTACATTTCATTCGTTTTTTCTGGCTGCCAGTGAATCATTCCCTGATCATTTAAATATTTTAAGGTTTGCAAATACAATAACCTTACCGCCAGCCTGTAATTCTTTTGCTCCAGGGCAAGCGCAATTTCATCATCAAAACTTAGTGCATGAATATCTTCTGCATTTTCATAGTAGGGAACGGCAACAGCTGCAGAGCGACCTGCAAAAAGTCTAAAATCTATCCCTTTAAACTTCATTACAATAAAAACAACAGCAACGATAAGAACACCCATTAAGATATACCTTAGTGGACGGGTATCTTTATGAGGCATTTCTGTAGGGCCATCACCAAATATACTTCTGATGATCGCCCAAATGGTTGCCCAGAATTTATCCCACCAGCTAACCTGCGGAGCAACTACATCATCATAAATAAATGCTTTATCCTTGCTATACCTTTCTAACGCTGCTGCATTAAATTTAGCTGGTGCCAGCACAGTGCTGTCCAGCTTTAGCACTGCAGGTTTGGAATGCAATACGATACCAGCAGTATCCTTTTGGGCAGCGCTTATGGCACCCGGTAAAAAGACAAACAGCGTAAAAAATATGCGGAGCAAATACCTCATCAATACTCTTCCTGAATTGAATTAGATCGTACTGCCCCAGTATGCTTACCCATATCAGCTATTCGTTGTAATAACCCTGTACTTTCCAGACGCTCCTGCAGGTTAAAATAACAAAAGGAAGCGCCTATTAAAGGCAAGACGTACATTAAGAAACATAAGTACTGCGCAATGGCAGTAACCACAACCACTATGGTTTTTGCGCTCTCGGCCTGCATAAACCCGCTCATAAAACCAACCAATATGGCAGGCAGCACAGCAAGTAAAGTAAACAGATAGGTAATCACATACATGACAAGAATAGTACCTGCGGTAATCCACCATTGATCCTTTATTAACTTGAAAGCCCTGCTAAAACTATATCCGGCACTTGCATTTTCAAAAATCATAACAGGAAAAAACAGGGACATTACAGGAAAAACATAGATTCCCGGGAGGAGCAGAAATACAAAACAAACCACCATAAAGAATCCAACCAGCAAAGCGGCTACAAGTACTCTCAAATAATAATATTTAAAATAAGCCCAAACCTCGTCAATAGCCGGGGGCACATTACCTTTTTCTACATATAAGGCAATATAACTCATTACGCATGCGGTAACTGCGGTGTAAGTTAGAAGCGTAAGCACGCAGGTCAGTACCTTATTGATGGTTGTAAGCGCCACAGAACGTTCACTGTACTCGGTATTTTTAGCAATTTCATTTACCACTGCCAGCTCGCTCATTACACTGATCACTATTCCTGCCAGAATAAAAAATCCACATAGATAGACCAAAGCTTTCATCAGCGGTTTAAAGTTTTGTTTAAGGAAAGCGAAAGAATCATCAATGATCTCTCCAAACTCTCTGATTTTTCTAAATTCAAGCAGCACAGCCATAAGGTTATCGTGTTTTAAATTTTTGCGGATAAAGAATTACATACCAAATTACAAACGCAAGGGAGGAGGCCAGGATAGTTACACTTAGCCAAACCGGCATTTCTGTATGACGGGTTACAAAGCCCTCAAAAAAGGCGGCGACAATAAGAAAAGGCACTACTCCAAATGCGATTTTTGTTCCGTCCTTTGCACTGTTTCTAAAAGCTTGCATTCGCGTATACGTACGGGGGAAAAGCATGCCATGACCCAATACTAATCCTGCAGCCCCGGCAATAATAATGGCAGAAATTTCTAATGTACCATGGATCCAGATGACCAGGACAGACTGCATCCCCAATCCTTTACTAAAAAAATAATATTGAAATGAGCCCAACATAATGGCATTCTTCATGAGGTAAAAAACTGGCCCCACAGCAAAGAAAACGCCACTCATAAACAAAATGAAAGTAACCATGATGTTATTAAAAGCAATCCTCAGAAACATCTGCAATTCATTTTGCCTTTTGTAAACGCCAAAAGGATCTCCTTTTGCAATGTTTTGATTGGTCATGTTCACGTATTCATTCCCCATAATCAGGCGCACAAAAGCATCGTTATATTTTGCTGAAATAACGCCTATAGCCGCAAATATGCTGAAGAACAAAAAAGAATATAAAAGTTGTTTTCGATATCGGCAAAAGAGCAAAGGCAATTCCGCTGCCCAGAAATCTACAAAACGGCCACTGCTTTCTTTTTTATTCTTATAAATGCTTTGATGCAAAAGAGAAGCGATACCATTAAGGTATGAGGTGGTTTTAGAATCGGGATAGAATGTTTTGGCATAGGCCAAATCATTTGTAATATCGATGAAACGATCAGCCAGTTCATCAGGATTGCTGGTCTGCAATTGCTCAAACTCCTTCCATTTTGCAGAATTTTGTTTCACAAACAATGATTCTCTCATAAAAGGATAGCCGTTAAACTTAATTTCATAGGGCGTTAACAAAATTTCCGTTAAAATAGGAACAAAAAACAATTTTACAATAAAAAACTAATCATCTGTGCTATATTTACCAACAATGGAAACCGTAACCGTAAATACTAGTCAGCATGTGGCAATAAATTATCCTGTTGCCGGAATTGGAGAACGCCTGGCCGCAAGCTCTATTGACCTTGGCATATTCTGGATTTTATACTTCCTGGGCGTATTAATCGCGCTAAGCATAGGGCAAAAAGACGAAACGGTAATCATAGTATTGGTAGTTATCTATGCCTCCTGTTTTATTTTTTACAGTTTGCTTTGCGAAATCTTTATGAATGGGCAGAGTGTTGGAAAAAAGATCCTTAAAATTAAAGTAATTAGTCTTGACGGCGGGCAACCGGGCCTGGGTCAATTTGCAATACGCTGGTTGTTCAGAATATTAGATGTATATACTACCGGGGTTATTGGCATAACAACTATAGTAATGACGGATAAAAAGCAACGTGTAGGAGACATTGTAGCCGGCACAACACTCATTAAAACTGTGCCTCAAACTAAAATAGAACACATTGCTTTCCATACCGACGAAAACTATATTCCTGTATTTAGCAACCCGGATGTCTTGAA
The nucleotide sequence above comes from Pedobacter sp. MC2016-14. Encoded proteins:
- a CDS encoding MoxR family ATPase, which encodes MDEEIFNERTDLSTLNTAVEQIRESLGSIIIGQKDLIDFLIAGLLADGHILIEGLPGVAKTLSAKLVAKSIDASFSRIQFTPDLMPSDVLGTSVFDPRTSSFDYRKGPIFGNIVLIDEINRAPAKTQSALFEVMEERQITVDGHTYTMDEPFMVLATQNPIEQEGTYRLPEAQLDRFLFKIEVKYPTLEEETTILLNQHQQRLDVSLQEVKPVLSVDQIKTCRKLIKALYVEPKLVAYVAQIVHETRNNKSLYLGASPRASLAILNASKAFAAMQGRDFVTPEDVIKVAVPVLAHRIMLTPDKEMEGATASDVVAQILQKIEIPR
- a CDS encoding PorP/SprF family type IX secretion system membrane protein; this translates as MMITCLFLLQARAQDHIYSQFFNEPLYLNPSLTGQFEGDIRMNLIYRNQWSGLGENLNYMSASADINIPSFGGGVGLIFNRSSEGTAYLVKNNIAATYSYSVGNDDFVTSFGVQAGMTNRNIDWNKLIFADQIDPRLGYIPGSISVAENPNLSSKYFFDAAAGINMVYRSFMIGASVYHINKPNESFSGAEAKLPMRITTNASYRIPLSYNSYGYGNDDDGPYLIPSVVYYRQDQYHSVSAGLQFKYRGVNTGLWYRTAGQNTPDAIVLSVIFDLFGGSRSGEKLRLGLSHDATTSKLNYTNTSGTTEASIGYQKFFRNSDNYEKFNGLRCYHFY
- a CDS encoding DUF58 domain-containing protein — protein: MAKLIDKIYIDVFPGKWLFIAIAFCAVLFLLSFFFTWLGDLPYLALGALILLVMLDLVLLYGTKTGIFLRRHLPERLSNGDDNELSIYIENFYNFPVSVGIIDEIPFQFQRRDIWFKTALPSRRNKTISYTLRPVKRGEYNFGQVRVYINSPLGLVARRFNFEGQKMVKVYPSFLHLRKYELMAISNRINEIGIKKIRRIGHSMEFDQVKNYVPGDDYRTLNWKATARRGELMVNSYTDEKAQHVYCVIDKSRVMKMPFEGMSLLDYAINASLVLSNIALVKDDKAGLITVAETIGSILPSDRKPAQLGKMAELLYKEKTRYLETNMEALYLSIRSTLKQRSLVVFFTNFESMSALNRQLPFLKRIAKFHLLLLVFFENTELKTLTETPAADVEGIYVKTIAEKFAYEKKLMVKELAKHGIMSVLSPPDQLNVNVINRYLAIKAQQKI
- a CDS encoding RDD family protein, coding for METVTVNTSQHVAINYPVAGIGERLAASSIDLGIFWILYFLGVLIALSIGQKDETVIIVLVVIYASCFIFYSLLCEIFMNGQSVGKKILKIKVISLDGGQPGLGQFAIRWLFRILDVYTTGVIGITTIVMTDKKQRVGDIVAGTTLIKTVPQTKIEHIAFHTDENYIPVFSNPDVLNDQDISLVHEVLFTYYKTRNPDLIYVTAARVAELLSTELPEGMNELAFLQTVIKDYNYITSRA
- a CDS encoding DUF4350 domain-containing protein; translated protein: MKGFKLYLWISGLLLLLYVLAQYYKPKPTNWQPSYLKEDKIPFGLYILQQQIKDVLPGVQIEYAEENISHTLNGRKFTNATYLIVGGTVELSNADYVELKRFMEAGNSVFMATFDIQGVLKRSLKLRSGAYYTSRDKKSVPINFVSPSARTEYPYTFGKGLGDQFFGELDTAKAIVLGKNENGETNFVKYPFGKGALYVLPNPQLLCNYSLLNPDGAEYAAKALSYVLPCQKLIWDEHHLKNEQDTKSPLSVIFKYDALRWAYYLALAGILLFVGFEMKRRQRIIPVLEPLQNSSVEFVNVVGRVYYQQRNNTDISLKKINYFLEFIRARYHLKTTVVDKELEALLATRSGIPASQISAVFYSIKTIQNTGQVTDAQLIELNKLIEQFYQKAQ
- a CDS encoding L-serine ammonia-lyase, producing MHREQISVFDIFKIGIGPSSSHTLGPWRAAQQFTASLQKNGLINDVRQVKILLYGSLAKTGVGHGTDIAILLGMTGADPVTFDVNSIDSTIANIKTEQQLVLAGTNNISFNFSEDLIFLYNESLPFHPNAVTFQAFLSTGHAFSETYYSIGGGFVVKEGDTDNDKVQVELPFPVEVAGDLLHWCLTTGLKVSEVVMENELAWRPEALTRSGIMQHFKVMQDCTFRGCHEGGFLPGGLNVARRAAALNKRLIGSRTYSDYKSWIEAIREGGNSFNYTLDWVSCFALAVNEENASFGRVVTAPTNGAAGVIPAVLQYYIAFCDGFTEDKIIQFVACASEIGSIFKKGATISAAMGGCQAEIGVSSAMAAAALTECLGGSQRQVMMAAEIAMEHHLGLTCDPIGGLVQIPCIERNTMGAIKAITASQLALQSNPDKAKVSLGAVVNTMWETALDMNSKYKETSDGGLATNIPISLPEC
- a CDS encoding DUF4129 domain-containing protein — its product is MRYLLRIFFTLFVFLPGAISAAQKDTAGIVLHSKPAVLKLDSTVLAPAKFNAAALERYSKDKAFIYDDVVAPQVSWWDKFWATIWAIIRSIFGDGPTEMPHKDTRPLRYILMGVLIVAVVFIVMKFKGIDFRLFAGRSAAVAVPYYENAEDIHALSFDDEIALALEQKNYRLAVRLLYLQTLKYLNDQGMIHWQPEKTNEMYVNEVQDVQRKTVFKRLTRQFEYIWYGDFAIDEERYDKLSRSFKQFNARS
- a CDS encoding stage II sporulation protein M, coding for MRESLFVKQNSAKWKEFEQLQTSNPDELADRFIDITNDLAYAKTFYPDSKTTSYLNGIASLLHQSIYKNKKESSGRFVDFWAAELPLLFCRYRKQLLYSFLFFSIFAAIGVISAKYNDAFVRLIMGNEYVNMTNQNIAKGDPFGVYKRQNELQMFLRIAFNNIMVTFILFMSGVFFAVGPVFYLMKNAIMLGSFQYYFFSKGLGMQSVLVIWIHGTLEISAIIIAGAAGLVLGHGMLFPRTYTRMQAFRNSAKDGTKIAFGVVPFLIVAAFFEGFVTRHTEMPVWLSVTILASSLAFVIWYVILYPQKFKTR